From Candidatus Nanohalococcus occultus:
TACAATGACTGTGCTGCTGAACGGACGATTCCGAGAATACCTGGAAACTGAAACCAACAAAACCCGCTTGGAGATGCGGAAAGCCCGCGAATCAATTAGAAGCCTTGCTCTTAGATACGAAAAGTTCGAAGACATCCGGTTCGAGGAGTTAAATGAACGGGAAAAAGACGCGCTGAGACATTTCATGAACTACCGGATACTTGTGGAAAGTGACGGCTCAAAAGACACACAGGAAACCGTCGATGAGATCAAATTCCTTGTGAAAAGTTCCGGGCAGCCAAGCCTCAGCTAAACTTTCAACATCGATCCGTCCATAACCACAATTTCTTATAAAGAAGAATAAACCCAGATTTTTACCCGAAAGCCGCTTTTATGCGACCTCTGATGATGAAACTTTCAGAAGTTTCGCCCGCACAGGGATTTGAACCCTGGATCTGCACCTCCGCAAGGTGCCGTCTTTCCACTAGACCATGCGGGCTTCTAATAGTATTCAGGAGCTGAAGCTTTTTTAAAAAGCTGTTAGGGCTGGCTTGAAAAGCCCGGGGTACTAATCGTTTTTCCCGAGGTGACTAAACCACAAATGAAAGAGCTACTGAAGAAACTGAAGCAGAAGCTAGGCCTAGCCTAGAGCGCGCAGGAGAGTCAAATCCTGTTTTATACTTTTCTCTTTCATTTACGTTTATGGGAAAGATTGCTTGTGTTTTCAAACTTATGCCGGAAGATGCCGAAACCGACTTAGAAGAGATAAAGGAACAGGTACGTGAAAAGGTAGACGTAACAGATATTGGAGAGGAAGATGTGGCTTTCGGACTGAAAGCTATCAAGGTATCGGCTATTACGACAGATGAGAAAGGAGGTACGGACTTCGTTGAGAACCAGCTCGAGGAAGTTGAAGGCCTTCAAAGCATAGAGCTAGAGCATTTCGACAAGCTCTAAGCTCATCCTTCTTTTTTCATCCAAAAACTCTTTGTTCCGCCGCCACAGACTTTACATCCGTACTCTAGCTTACAGTTCGAGCAAACGTTCGAACCGCAGACCTCGCAGCTCTCGGTTGCCTTTTTCTGACCGCAGTACCCACATAGATCATCCATACCCGGTTATTAAGCTTGGAAGCCTAAACGTTTTTCTATGGGCGTAGATCTAGGAGAGCTGATAGAGCCTGAAGAAATAGGTTTCGAGGATTTACATAACAAAGAACTGGCCATCGACGCTATGAACACGTTGTACCAGTTTTTATCAATAATAAGACAGAGAGACGGCACCCCGTTGAAAGACAGCGACGGAAATGTAACATCTCATCTTTCAGGGCTTTTCTACAGAACAATCAACTTGATGGAAAATGAGATACGTCCTGTCTATGTTTTCGACGGCGAGATGCCGGATTTAAAGTCAAAGGAATCTTCCAAGCGCCGTAAAAAACGAGAAGAGGCGAGAGACGAGTGGGAGAAGCTCAAAGATGAGGGAAAGATATCAGAAGCCTACTCGAAGGCAACACAGTCCTCTAAACTTACAGGAGATATGATAGAAGAGTCCAAACGACTGCTTGATGCGATGGGCGTTCCTTACGTCGAAGCGCCAAGCGAAGGAGAGGCTCAAGCCGCCTCCATGGTAGGAGATGAGGTCTATGCGGTTGGAAGCCAGGACTGGGACTGTATGCTTTTCGGAGCCGACCGGATGGTCAGGAACCTTACATCCCGGAAAACCCGCAAGAGTTCCGGCGGAGGCACGAAAAAGATCTCAGTCGAGAGAATAGAACTCGAGAACGTGCTGGACGAACTAGAAGTAAGCCACAGACAGCTTGTCTGGATGGGAATCCTGATGGGAACCGATTTCAACCCGGACGGAGTTCACGGCATCGGCCCTAAGACAGCTTTAAAGATCGTAAGAGAGCATGATAGTCTGGAAGATATTCTAGAAGAGGACAAGGTCAAGGACACGGAGTTTGAAAACGATCCGGAGCTTATCGAGGAGTTTTTCCTGAATCCGCCTGTCGAGGAAACCAGTTACGAGTTCGGAGAGCCGGATAAAGACGAAATCAGAAAGGTTCTGGTCGAAGACCATGGTTTCTCGGAGAAAAGAGTCAACTCCGGCCTTAAAAAGCTCGAAACTGCTCTAGAATCCCGTCAGCCAGGTCTTGACAGTTTCGTATAAAAAATAAGGGCGAATAGGAGACTAGCGTGTCTCTCTTAGCTCTTTGAGAATGACTCTCATCATCTCTCCAAGTTCCTGATATCCTTCACGGATGTCCCGAACTTCCTCTTCCTGTCTTTCGATTTCGTTGAGGATTGGTTCAATATCTGGCTGTTTTTCAGCTTCAAGAGCTTCAATTCTATCCTCCAAGGTATCTATAAACTCTGCTTCAATACCAGAGTTACTTTCGACCTGATTAAGTCGTTCCCTGATTAATCCAAGCTCTTCATCGCTGCCGACGCCGCCAAGTTCGTCTTTAAGATCGTAATGTGCGTCTTCAAGTTCATCAAATCTTTCCTGTAAACCATTAACTCTGTCTTCGATGCTTTCCACATCTACGTCGAACTCTTGATCTGAGGCCTTTAGATCCTCGAACTCTTCATCTGTTAGAAGTTTAAGCTCCGCTAGATCCTCGAAGTCGTTGAATATCCATCTGATATCGGACAATGATGCTTCAAGCTCGTCAATCCTGTCCTCGAACTCTGAGACGTCTTTAGCATCGGAATCTTCAAGGCTCTCAATCCTAGACTCGAGGTTATCCGCTTTAACCCGTGCTTTGTCAAGTTCATTGGTATCTGCCCCGGATTCTTCAACTTCTTCAATTCTTTCAATCAGGTTTTCTCTTACATCCGATATTAAATCTGATTTTTCCGCTACGCGGTCTTTAACCTCTTCAAGCTCCGATTCAATGTCTTTTACGATATCAGAATCCGGTAGATCTTCAATGCTTGCTTTCAGGTTCTTGATCTCTTCTTCCGACACATCGCCGTCTTGAGAATCAAGCTCTTCAATTTTTTCGTTTAGTTCTTCTCTGGCGTTTTCAAGTCCGTCCAGTCTCGCTTCTAAGTCCTCTACGAACTCTGCTTTAAGCCCTGAGTTAGATTCCAGTACGTTAATTCTCTGTTCTAACTCGTCCAGACCATCGCTGGCTTTTTCCTCTTCGAGCTGGTTCTCAAGGGACTCGATACGGCCTTCGAACCGATTTTCCATCTCATCCAGTCTTTCCTGGAACTGTTCTTCGAGATCCGAGTTGCCCTCTGGCTCGGAGACCTCATCTTTCTCTGTGTTTTCTCCAGTTTCTTCCGTCTGTAGAAGTTCTTCGGAAGAGTCTTTGTCTTCATCTTCCTGTTCTGTTTCTTCTGGTACTTTTTCCGACTCTTCTTCAGTTTCTTCCTTCTGTTCGTCTAGAAGGGATTTCTGAGAGTCCTGTTGTTCTGTTTGGTCTTCTTCATCTCCACCGAAAATTACCTCTTCCGCCACTTTTGAATCACTTAATACCGTGAAGTGGTCAAAGAATTAAAACGCTACCGGAGTCCGTCCTTCACTAGCTCGGTGAGCTGTACCATCTGATCGAGAAGCTGCTCGTTTTGGCGCTTGTTGTCCTCTATGCGTTTTTCAAGCATCGAGACTTCTTCATCCATCGCCTCCCATAACTCCTCGACATTTCCAGAGTCGTCTTCGAGATTCTCGAGCCTTGAACGCATTTCCTCCTCTAAACTATCTGTTTTTTCCCGTAGCTCAACTATCTCAGTTTTCAGCTGGTCGAACTCCTCTTGCTGTACGCCTTCGTTTGACTCCAGCTTCTGTTGGAAGTCCTCCAGCCGGTCTTCAACCGAGTCAAGCCTGTTTTCAAGCCCTGAAGTATCGAAATCTAGGTCGAGCCGGTCTTCTAGGCCGTTTTCGATAAGCCAGTTCATCCGGCGCTCAGGGTTCTCTACAAGGTCTTCTAGCTCCGTGAGACGATTGTCAAGTATTTCAGGCGAGTCAAGTGTTTCAAGTTCGGCTTCAAGCCGATTCATTCTCTGCTCGAACTCTTCGAAGCCTGCCTCATCTTTCTGTTCGTCTACTTCTAGCTGTGTTACTCTCTGTTCAAGATCGCCGATTTCCGATAGTTTCTCGGTTTCAGCGGACATCAGTTCTTTTTCTACTTCCGTTATACGTTCCTCGAGTTCTTCCAGAGTTTCATCGTCCGCCCCGGACTCTGATTCGAGTTCTGCGATTTCATCCATCAGCTCTTCTTTGTCAGGGCCTTGTTCTTCCTTGATACTTTTCGGCTCAGAGTTTACCTTCGGGCCTTGTTCTTTGTCTTCGTCGTCAGCCACGGTCTCTTCTACCTGTCTGCGCATCGAAGAGTTTTCTAGGTCTGTTACACTTGTCTTGGGCGTTCCTGTTATCTCGTCTTTGATCTGCTGTAAATTATCCTCTATAGTCTCGTAGTTAGCAGAAGATTCCTCAACGTCTTTATCGCCCGAGACCTTCTCCGTTGCGTGTTTCAGCCTATCGGTTAAACCCATCGGTACTTGATTCCTTTTTCTCGAATATAAAACCAGAACTAACTAATTCACGCCGCCCGAATCAAACCGTATGGAACCGGTAGTACTAGTAGTAATGGACGGAGTAGGTCTCAGAGATGAAAAACAGGGTAACGCGTTCAAGCAGGCGGATACACCGACGCTTGACAGTTTGATGGAGACCGGATTCCAGAGACTTGAAGCCTCCGGACCTGCCGTCGGGCTGCCGGAAGGCTATACCGGGAACAGCGAAGTAGGTCACCTACACATGGGCGCCGGCAGAGCCATACCACAGCGGCTGACACGGATCAACAACGCAGTTGAATCAGGCAAACTACAGGACAATGACGGGCTTGTACAGGCCTTGGAAAGAGCTGAGAAAAACGATACTACAGTTCATTTCGCAGGAATCATCAGCGATGGAGGAATCCATGGACACATAGACCACTTAGAAGCGTTGATGGAAGCGGCTTCGGACTACGATGTGGAAGTACGCATCCACTGTTTTGCCGATGGAAGGGACGTAGACCCGAAGAGCGCGGAAAAATACCTGGAAAAGGTCGGCGAGTTCTGCGATCTATACGGCGGAGAGATCGCAACTGTCATGGGTCGTTTTTACTCGATGGACCGCGATAGCAACTGGGAGCGGACAGAGAAAGCCTACCGTGCGATGACCGCGGGAGAAGGCTTTGAGTTCAGCGAACCCGCAGAAGCAGTCGAAAAATGCTACGAGGACGGAGACTACGATTATTTCATCCAACCAAGTATAGCGGAAAACTATGAAGGCATGAAAGACGATGAGGAGGTAGTTTTCTACAACTTCCGTGCGGACCGTGAACGTCAGATAGCGGATGCGCTGATAAAGGAAGGTTTCAGCGAGTTCGAAGCCGCCATTAAGCCGAACTTTACCTCGATGTTCCGTTATCGAGAGGAGTTCGAGAACCCTGTGCTTTTCGAAAAGCAGGTAGTGGAAAACACGTTAGGCGAGAAGATACAGGCCGCAGGACAAAGTCAGCTGCGGGTGGCAGAAAGCCAGAAGAAACCGCATGTAACCTACTTTTTCAACGGACAGAGAGAGCTTGAGTTCGAAGACGAGGACAGAGAGTTCATTGAAAGCGATAAGATCAAGGCCTACGATCAGAAACCGGAGATGCATGCCGAACAGACAACAGACATTGTTCTGGACGCTATAGAAGATGGAAAATACGATTTCATCCTTTTGAACTACGCAAACGGAGATCTGGTAGGACACACCGGAGACCTGGACGCATCTATCACCGCAGTAGAAACAGTTGACAGAAATCTGGGGCGGCTAGTTGAGGCAGTCAAGGACTCGGATTATGGAATGGTTGTTACCGCAGACCATGGAAACTGTGAGGACTTAGGAACCGCAGATGAGAACAAGACCTCTCATACATTGAACCCTGTGCCGCTGATAGGAGTAGATTTAGAGTTCGAAAAGGAACACAGCGAACTCTGGGAGATAGAGAACATTATTTCCAGCGAGCTGTCCTTGGAAGCTAAAAAATAAGCTTAATCGCCGTATTTAGTCTGGCATTTACTGGAAACGCTACCGGAGCCACAGTTTTTCTCATAGAGGTAGCGAGCCCTATTACACCCGTCAGAACTCTCACTTCTCTGAACCTCCCAGAGATCACACTTAGCCGAAGTGACCTGAGAATCAAGAGTCGAATCCGCGCTCTGAGTCTGATCCTGAGCGATAGAACCTGCCAGAAGAGCCATTATGCCCAACAATGCGAAGGCAACTATCATTCGAAGCGTTACTTCCATTTTAATTTCCTGAACAGATGTATCTTCCGTCCTCGTAGTTGTAGCTCGCTATATCGACGTGGCTGGTTATACTGCCATCATCCGATCTTTCCACACATTGAGAGGGAGCCGGAACCGATTCAGACAGACCACAGGCGCCTTCAACTGCTTGAACGCATGCGTCACGGTTCAAGTTTTCGCTGCTATCTAGAAGAGTTGTTCGTCCCAGTACCGCGACCGTCAAAGCCGTCATCATAAGTACGGATGCGATTACTACCAGGGTCAGTGTCTGGGACATTCCTTTGTTCATATCAGCTAATTTTGTAGAAGTCGTATAAAAAACATGAAGTTTTGAGGCCGAGAAGGCCTCTCTTGGATTATCTTGCTAGGTCGATCTGGATTGATGATACCTTCATGCTGTCTCCTTCATCCGTCTCGATCTCGTCTGTGCCAATCTCTATGTCCTCTACGTCTGCTTCCTCGACGTGATCTCTTGTCACCATCTCCGCTACATCGACTGCCCGGGAAATGGCTTTACCTCTTGCTTTAACGTGTACTTCATCTCTGTCGCCGCTGAACTGAGTTACAACCGCTAGAACGTAACTCATCGGCGGTTTGGATCCAATGTATACTGTGTTGTCGTCTTCTTCTGGCACTGTTTGATCACCTACCACGATTTTTGTAAGGAAAATTTAAACCGTTGATCCGTCAATCCGAGTTAAAACTCTGCGTATAATCGCTTATTTTGAATTCCAAGGGTTGAAAGCCGCGTTCGCCGAGTATTTTGTACTTATCGTCCTTTAAAGTCATGCTAGCCTGTGCTTCATCTACTCTGATCTCGGAAACTGACTCGAACTCGGTTTTATCACATATGACTCTGGTACAGGTACCGGTTTTACATGGAACCGGTTCAGGATCGCAGCTACAGACCCCGGAAGAATCAGTTTCGGATCTGGTCTCAGTTACTTCTGAAAGACGGTAGTCTTCATCCTGTATGCTCGTGTCTTCGAGGTTTGTTGAGACAGCCTGCTCAGCTTCCCGGCTGTAGAGATCATACGCATCAGATCTTGCCTCTGAGTTAGCCTCAGCTGCTAAACCTGCTGTAGTCCCACATGCTGAAGCTGTTCCTGTATACCGTCTTCGGTTGCCTTCCCATTCTGACTGTAGGTCGTAGAGTATCTTTGCTGCCTCTGCGGCGTAAGTACCGTAACGGTTGTTCCGGGAGTTGAACGCGGCCGTTGTGGAAGACTCCTTAGTAGCAGTCACAGTTGTCTTTTGTGCGCTACATTCGACCGCAAGATAGTTCTCAGGGCTTAACTCTCCTTTTAACACATCCTGTGTTTCCGTGATCGCTATATCGATTTCCGGGTTGGTTATGCGACATGGTACCGGTTTTTCATCAGCCACATAGTTTTCATGAAAGTAGCTCTCGGAGGCAGTCTCAAGGTTGCTGACTGCGGTACTTCGTAAGTTTTCAGCGGTAAAAGTTGAGACCTTTTGACCAGTCCAGGAAATATCGCCGCCCGCCCTTGCTTTCTCAAGTGTTTTCTGCTCGATGGATCTTTCAACCCCTACCTGAGCGTAATCATACAGGTAGCTGTCAGCTGCTGAACTCGCCCTTGAGACCATGCGCAGATCATCTACAACGTAAGATGTCTGCTGGGTTACGGACTCAGAAAGCAGCAGCGACTGACCCGAGAGCGTTAAACTCATTCCGAACATTATAGTAATAGCTAATACATCTGCTGCTACGCCTTTCCTCAACTTTCATCACCTACAGAATCCTGTACCCACAGCTCGAACTCTGCGGTCTCTCCACCGGCAAGAGGAATCATCCTGGAATACGAGATCTGGCGGTTTGCCTGACCGTCGCTGACCTCTATAACAGATGCCCTGTTTTCCACTTTCATCCGGTAATACGATGAGTCAAGTGAGGCATCAAGTGTGTAATTAAAATGCTGTTCGAGATCGCTTTGAACCTCTGATTCCGAGAAAGTATCCTCTCCCAGCCTTATGTTGCCGTTTGTCGACAGGTAAAGTGACAGAAGCTCTTTAGGAGCTATTTGACCGTACTTGGAGCTAGGTTGTTCGTCGATGTAGATATCTCCGTTTAATGAGGTTTTGATCGCAGAGCCGGCTTTCACTTCATTTAGAGAGTAATCGACTCTCGGCCTTATATCTTCCTCCAACCTTGCCTCCCCCAGTGTAATTATTAAGAAGAATGCGAGCGCTGTGAAGATCGCCGCACCGTATACCACAATCTCCCCGATCATCTCCTGACCTTTAGAGGATCTGATAGACACTCACCCGTGCTAAAACGTTTTCTTTTTCGCCTTGTAAAGTTACAGGAGCGCTTACAGGCTCTGTGTAAACCGTTACCTGTCTCCTGGTCGAGATTCCTTGCTGTTGAGTACATTCAAGGTCATAGGAGGTCTCGGAAAGAGGTTCAATGAAGACCGCGAAGTTTTCCCCATCAAGGCCGTTGACCTCCGGTATGTAACAGTAAGAACTTTCTTCCATGTAGCCTAGCTGTGAGTCCGTTGCCTCCTGTGTGAAAAGCTCTACCGGCAGAGTCGCTCTGCGCCCACTGTATTCGTAGTTCAAGCTGCCCTGTTTTGACTCCGGCACCTGATAAGTCAAGAGATTCTGGAGAACAGTTGCAGCCATGAACTCGTCTTCCCCCAGATCCTCGGTCTGTATGTTTATATCGACCAGTCCTGTGAAAAACAGCGATACAATTATTCCGAACCCAGTCAACATCATCAGCGTATAAGGTATTTTCTTCAGGGCGTTTTCCGCGGTAAGACTCAACTAGCACACCCTTCTACATCAAGATACAGTACGTCGTTTTCACTGTAAATACAAAGCTGTGAGTCTATAGTACGGAAATCTGTAGGCGCAACGACACCAGAATAAGACTCATATACAAGAGAAAAATCTTCTGAAATAGACTCACCGTCATACCTCAAACTAACTGTCTGCTCGCTAGGATCATGTGCTATCTCGTAACCCTTCATTTTAAGCTTAGCCTCGGCATCAGCCGAATCTACGGAAAGCGCGGTAGAGCTAATACGTGTAGACTGTACGTCCAGAGTAGAGGTCTTAAGAAAAGCCGTGCTGTTGAAGGCCAATGTCAGATTTACCGTTAGCAGGACCATAGCTGTGAGAAGCGGATCGATGTTTTCCAGAAAGCTGGCACTCACTGTTTTTCCGCTTCCACAACGATCTTGGGACTTGAAGGGTTTTGAGCCGAGACGTTGATCGACCATTCCGCCCCATCGATGCTTGTACCCGGCCATTCATACGAACAGTCATCGTTCAGCACATGAGTTCTTGTAGAAGACTCTAGCTCCGCTACAAGCCGTGATTCGGAGTCCTCTGTATCTATCTTCAGGTTTGAAATCGTACCCAATACGTATTTTTGTTCATCATAGCTTTCTTTGTCTTCTTCATTTACGGCCTGGCATCTATCGGCGATCTGGTTTGCTATCGACTCTACCTTATCCTTAGGACTGCCTGTTATATCGTCTGTAGCTAGCATCATAGACATGCTAGTAACTATTACTATAGCTGTTAAGGCTACTAGAAAGCCGACTGTAACCTCTCCAACAGCTTCTTCTGCTATACCTTTACGTCGCATGAGTTCTCAACCTGTTTTCCGTGTAATCAGTACACTCTGCGGCGTTTTCCAGACCCTGTTCTTCAAAGATACATTCCGCATCTTCGCTTAAAGAATCTGTTTGTTTACCGACTTGACTATCAGCTCTCCGCTCTGTAACTGTTAAAACGCCTATAACTGCTAGTACAATAATTATTCCGAGCGCCAGCGCTATTACGAAGTCTCGGGATATCATCCGAGTGTGGCGTTGGTTGCGAAGTTACTGAGGTTTTGAGCATGTGACTGTGCGAAAACCGAGGCTAGCACAAGAACTATCATCCCGATTACAAGTAAAACTACGTAGTTCAGCGGCATGATGAATCCTTTACGGCGCATAATCTAACTATTGACTCTCGGAGGTTAATATTACTGCGGTGAAGGAAACTCAACAGAGTTCGCGAAATCACCGAGCAGCTGATCTACCCATCCTGTGGCCGCAGCCAGGATTAAAGCCACTGTTATGACGCCTATGACGATTTTCATCGTAAAACTTATCGATATCATTCCTTTCCTGTATTTCATTGTTCCACCCATTTCCTGTTTCCCGGTTCACATACGTATATCTTCTCCTCTCCCTGTTCATGGACCCTGACCCTTCTAGGGCCGGGTAGTGCTTCATCACATACAGCCCAAACCGATCTCTGCCGGTTATCGGAGGCAAGATCGCCACAGATCAGATCGCCGTACGGCTGGAAGACCTGATCGCTATCCTTTTTACTGCCCTTCAAGAAGTCAATCTCGGTACTATCGACAGTTTCATCGCTGAAACCTTCAGCCACAAGTTTGTCTCTGTAGAGATCGCCTGAGCCTTTCTCGAAGTTATGACTTACCGAAAACGCCGTTGACGATACCTCGACCGAGTTTACAGGCGGAAACGTACCATCGTGCTGTATAACCGTGCCGTTCCAGTAGTAAGCTCCGCCAGGGTCGTCAAACGAGTTGGGATCGTTGTCCATGAAATGAAGCGCGCACTGCGAGTTGGTAGGTTCATGCCATTCGTAAAAAGCCGTAGTCCATCCACTGGCAGAGAATGAAAGCGCCATCTGCCGAGTCTTCGTAGGGAACTGTCGATAGTTAACTCTTAAGGCCATGTACGGCGAAGAGGTCGGACCGTCAGGCTGTACGCCCGTAACAGAGCCGCAATTCGGTTCTTCAACCTCTGTTATAACTATGCGGGCGAATTTCGGTGCGTTACCTGTGCCATACTCCTCTCCGGCCTCACCGTCGTTTGTTGGAGAGCCTTTGTTTATCTGGATGTATCCTTTATCACCCTTACAGAGTTTTACCGAGTCCTTACCGTCTAAACCCTTGACGGTTTCACTGCCGCTCACTTCCTGTTCGCCACCACAGTAAGGACTGTTTTCAAGATCGTTAACGCTCCAGTCGCTGGCACGGCCGTCAATATCTTGCTCGACATCGAAGTAAAGAGTATAGGACTGTGATGAGAGAACAGTTCCCTCACATAGTTCTGCCCAGCGATCGTAGGATTTATCGGAGAATCCTTTCAGCTTGGACTCAAGGTACGTCGAATCGTCGTTCGAAGTCAAAGTAATCGTCTCTTTTACCTCGAACCGCTCACGGGAGAAGATTCCTTCCATATCCTGTCCTGTTCTCTGAGCCACCCCTGTCTGACCCAGCCCCGTGGATCTCGCGCCGTAACAGTCCGGGTACTGACCCAGGTAAGTATCGGCAAGAGCAGGGTAACCGGATTGAGGCCAGTAACCTTTCTTTTTTACATCAAAATTTCTTTGAGACGGATTGTTCTGGTAGCAGACCATCGGATGCATACCCTGTTTACACAGCAGTTCTCCGTTTTCATCGGTGTCGTATCTGCATCCGTCGTTTGAACCTCTCTGGTAGACAAGCATTGCGAGATCGGAGACATCCTGCTTATTTGCGACATCGACTGTGTAATCGGACTGCTGTCCTATGGCTTCAGTTCCCTGATCTATAATATCTGCGATAGGGCCGTCGGTGTAAGCAGTCATTACTGTCCCGGCCGCTCCAAATGCGGCAACGATCGCCAGAATTGTACCTATCGCTATCGAGCCTTTCACAGTTTCTATTGTCTTCTCTGTATTATTAATTCAACCTTATCCGCAGATGTTCCTGCCAGTCATATCTGCGACCATTGAGGCTGTTGCTCGCCAAGGACCCACACACATAGTATTTCCTCCCTGGGCCTGAAGAAGCGGCACTATCACAGTTATCAGAATCAGGGCTGCGAATATAGAAATCACCAGTTTCACAACGACTGTTATGGGAATACTGCCTTTCTCCATACCCTAGTTTATCACCCCCGGTATAATTAACTGAGCGTGCCTGGACGTGCGTTCTGAATTATCTCTTCGAAACCTGTAGACAGTATACCTGCTACGACGAGAGTTACAATACCTGCTATGACTATAAGCACCAGTATCTCCGTAGGCAGGGTTACAGAGCCTATCCTGTTGCGACCGATGATACAACACCTCCAAACAGCCAGCTAATGGTTATCATGACCAGCGAGTAAATTATGACGCCAGATATAAGCATTTTACCGATTGTAAGCGCCCTGTAAGTAGGTTCCTCGCCTTTAGTTATCTTTGTGCTGAACGTGCCAAGAATGTAAAGCAGCTGGATCAGATAAACCCCGACAACAAGCTGTAAGGCTTCTGGAGGTATAGCGCCACCGATGTCCTGGGCGAAACCGAAACCGGCACTCGGCGCCTGGTTCGACTCAAGATCGGTAAAAGACTGAGATATCTTAAACATTGCTGTCATAATCGTCTGGGACATTCCAACCGCGATCGCCGATACTATCGGCGCCAGAATATAGGAGAGCATCACAAGAGTGGTTGTAGTTTCTTCAAGCAAGTCATTAAGCGTCTCCTGAGTTCTGTGAATGTTCTGGAGGTAACGGGAGATAGTCATCATTGTTACCGCCGCCATCTGTGTTCCTTT
This genomic window contains:
- a CDS encoding elongation factor 1-beta, yielding MGKIACVFKLMPEDAETDLEEIKEQVREKVDVTDIGEEDVAFGLKAIKVSAITTDEKGGTDFVENQLEEVEGLQSIELEHFDKL
- a CDS encoding orotate phosphoribosyltransferase, which gives rise to MDDLCGYCGQKKATESCEVCGSNVCSNCKLEYGCKVCGGGTKSFWMKKEG
- the gpmI gene encoding 2,3-bisphosphoglycerate-independent phosphoglycerate mutase, whose amino-acid sequence is MEPVVLVVMDGVGLRDEKQGNAFKQADTPTLDSLMETGFQRLEASGPAVGLPEGYTGNSEVGHLHMGAGRAIPQRLTRINNAVESGKLQDNDGLVQALERAEKNDTTVHFAGIISDGGIHGHIDHLEALMEAASDYDVEVRIHCFADGRDVDPKSAEKYLEKVGEFCDLYGGEIATVMGRFYSMDRDSNWERTEKAYRAMTAGEGFEFSEPAEAVEKCYEDGDYDYFIQPSIAENYEGMKDDEEVVFYNFRADRERQIADALIKEGFSEFEAAIKPNFTSMFRYREEFENPVLFEKQVVENTLGEKIQAAGQSQLRVAESQKKPHVTYFFNGQRELEFEDEDREFIESDKIKAYDQKPEMHAEQTTDIVLDAIEDGKYDFILLNYANGDLVGHTGDLDASITAVETVDRNLGRLVEAVKDSDYGMVVTADHGNCEDLGTADENKTSHTLNPVPLIGVDLEFEKEHSELWEIENIISSELSLEAKK
- the fen gene encoding flap endonuclease-1; protein product: MGVDLGELIEPEEIGFEDLHNKELAIDAMNTLYQFLSIIRQRDGTPLKDSDGNVTSHLSGLFYRTINLMENEIRPVYVFDGEMPDLKSKESSKRRKKREEARDEWEKLKDEGKISEAYSKATQSSKLTGDMIEESKRLLDAMGVPYVEAPSEGEAQAASMVGDEVYAVGSQDWDCMLFGADRMVRNLTSRKTRKSSGGGTKKISVERIELENVLDELEVSHRQLVWMGILMGTDFNPDGVHGIGPKTALKIVREHDSLEDILEEDKVKDTEFENDPELIEEFFLNPPVEETSYEFGEPDKDEIRKVLVEDHGFSEKRVNSGLKKLETALESRQPGLDSFV
- the albA gene encoding DNA-binding protein Alba; translated protein: MPEEDDNTVYIGSKPPMSYVLAVVTQFSGDRDEVHVKARGKAISRAVDVAEMVTRDHVEEADVEDIEIGTDEIETDEGDSMKVSSIQIDLAR